From a single Anomaloglossus baeobatrachus isolate aAnoBae1 chromosome 4, aAnoBae1.hap1, whole genome shotgun sequence genomic region:
- the LOC142302884 gene encoding olfactory receptor 1500-like — protein MEPDVTNLTVVTEFILLGFQGGRTFRIVFFVLLLVTYCTTLFGNLLIITLVFYNKSLQSPMYFFITQLSMNDILLITDIVPNMFYIQSNNRGAITFAGCIAQFYFFSASETCECFLLTMMSYDRYLAICKPLRYPSIMNTTHYRTLVAITWIFSYVIILVDTISTSQLSFCKSNLIDHFFCDLAALLEISCSDPYILQLEVSILSVPIILLPCTIIILSYSYIFFTVLHIQSNSGRHKVYSTCSSHLIVVSIFYWSAFSVYVLPIKNESVNMVKILSLLYTVGTPLINPIIYSLRNRDIKMAFYNHIRRHICT, from the exons ATGGAGCCTGAT gtgACCAACCTGACTGTGGTGACCGAGTTCATCCTCCTGGGATTTCAGGGCGGCCGAACCTTCAGAATTGTGTTCTTCGTTCTTCTCCTTGTGACTTACTGTACAACGTTATTTGGAAACCTCTTGATCATCACACTGGTTTTCTATAATAAGAGCCTCCAGTCGCCCATGTACTTCTTCATCACACAACTATCTATGAATGACATTTTACTGATCACCGACATTGTACCAAACATGTTCTACATTCAAAGCAATAATAGGGGTGCCATTACTTTTGCTGGGTGTATTGCTCAGTTTTACTTCTTCAGCGCCTCCGAGACCTGTGAGTGTTTCCTCCTCACCATGATGTCTTATGACAGATATTTAGCCATCTGTAAACCTTTGCGGTACCCTTCTATAATGAACACGACCCATTACAGAACATTAGTAGCCATCACGTGGATATTCAGTTATGTGATTATATTGGTTGACACTATATCGACATCGCAGTTATCTTTCTGTAAATCAAACCTTATTGACCATTTCTTTTGTGACCTCGCTGCTTTGTTAGAAATTTCTTGCTCCGACCCTTACATTCTGCAATTAGAGGTGTCTATTCTTAGCGTTCCTATCATCCTCCTTCCATGTACGATAATCATACTTTCCTATTCTTATATATTTTTTACCGTTCTTCACATTCAGTCTAATTCTGGTAGACACAAAGTCTACTCCACCTGTAGCTCGCACCTGATAGTGGTCTCCATATTTTACTGGTCGGCATTCAGTGTTTATGTTCTACCTATAAAAAATGAATCCGTGAACATGGTTAAAATCCTATCACTTCTGTACACCGTGGGAACGCCGTTGATAAACCCCATTATATACAGTCTGAGGAACAGAGATATCAAAATGGCATTCTATAACCACATCAGAAGACATATCTGTACCTGA